One segment of Candidatus Manganitrophus noduliformans DNA contains the following:
- the trpC gene encoding indole-3-glycerol phosphate synthase TrpC, translating to MAPYTSPLTYSMTFLDDILKVKRESVQRRKGRSALQELRSRIADAEPTRRFQKALRERQEGAPRLIAEIKKASPSKGIIREKFQPVEIARIYEGEGAAAVSVLTEEHFFLGKPSYLKEVRSAIALPLLKKDFILDEFQVYEARAWGADALLLIAALLERQQAIDYFHLARELSLDTLVEIHDEKELEQVVDWAPAIGINNRDLRTFKTDLETTFRLLHKIPSSVRKDRIVISESGIHSRKEVERLYDAGVEAMLIGETFMAAEKMADKMKELLGR from the coding sequence TTGGCTCCTTACACTTCACCCCTCACTTATTCTATGACTTTCCTAGACGACATTCTTAAAGTCAAACGCGAGTCGGTTCAGCGCCGAAAGGGGCGGAGCGCGCTTCAAGAGCTCCGGTCGCGGATTGCCGATGCGGAGCCGACCCGTCGATTTCAGAAGGCGCTTCGAGAACGCCAAGAGGGGGCTCCCCGGCTGATCGCCGAGATCAAGAAGGCCTCTCCTTCGAAAGGGATCATTCGGGAAAAGTTCCAGCCGGTGGAGATCGCCCGGATCTACGAGGGAGAAGGGGCCGCCGCCGTTTCCGTCTTGACGGAAGAGCACTTTTTCCTCGGCAAGCCTTCTTATCTAAAGGAAGTGCGGTCGGCGATCGCGCTTCCCTTGCTGAAAAAAGATTTCATCCTCGATGAATTTCAAGTGTATGAAGCGCGCGCCTGGGGAGCCGACGCGCTCCTCCTGATCGCCGCCTTGTTGGAACGCCAACAGGCGATCGACTATTTCCATCTGGCGCGGGAACTCTCGCTCGATACCCTTGTGGAAATTCATGATGAGAAGGAACTGGAGCAGGTGGTCGATTGGGCGCCGGCCATCGGGATCAACAATCGGGATCTGCGCACCTTCAAGACCGATCTGGAAACGACCTTCCGCCTTCTCCACAAGATCCCATCCTCGGTTCGGAAGGATCGGATTGTGATCAGCGAGAGCGGGATTCACTCTCGAAAAGAGGTGGAGCGGCTCTACGATGCCGGGGTCGAGGCGATGCTGATCGGAGAAACGTTCATGGCAGCTGAGAAGATGGCGGACAAAATGAAGGAATTGTTGGGAAGATAG
- a CDS encoding phosphoribosylanthranilate isomerase: MKVKICGITNLEDAMMAAEYGADAIGFIFAPESPRFTPPETVRKIISSLPVFVTTVGVFTSGEEKDFRRAVEECGLDLIQFHGSFSPETIRPFASRAIKVIRVRDEGSLDEISSPPARAVLLDTYHDQQLGGSGATFDWKIAAKAARLGRVLLAGGLTPENVEAAIATVRPYGVDVSSGVEIETGGRGSGVGGRRKKDHVKMKRFIEAAKRAGEKYAVTE, translated from the coding sequence CTGAAGGTCAAGATCTGCGGGATTACCAATCTGGAAGATGCGATGATGGCGGCGGAGTATGGGGCCGATGCGATCGGATTCATCTTCGCCCCGGAGAGTCCGCGATTCACCCCGCCGGAGACGGTCCGAAAAATTATCTCCTCCTTGCCGGTCTTCGTAACCACTGTCGGTGTCTTTACCTCCGGGGAGGAGAAAGATTTCAGGCGGGCGGTTGAAGAGTGCGGACTCGACCTGATTCAATTTCATGGTTCTTTTTCACCCGAGACGATCCGGCCGTTTGCATCGCGGGCGATCAAGGTGATCCGCGTCCGGGATGAGGGGAGTCTCGATGAGATATCGTCCCCTCCCGCACGCGCCGTTCTGCTCGACACGTACCACGATCAACAACTCGGCGGAAGTGGCGCTACATTTGATTGGAAGATTGCGGCGAAGGCAGCACGACTCGGAAGGGTTCTCCTTGCCGGCGGTCTGACGCCGGAAAATGTCGAGGCGGCGATTGCGACGGTCCGTCCCTACGGTGTCGATGTGAGCAGCGGGGTGGAGATCGAGACAGGGGGCCGGGGGTCGGGGGTCGGGGGTAGGAGAAAGAAAGATCACGTGAAGATGAAACGATTTATCGAAGCGGCGAAGCGGGCGGGGGAGAAGTATGCTGTTACCGAATAA
- the trpE gene encoding anthranilate synthase component I — MITPSFDLFCQKSKEGNLIPVYREILADTETPVSAFLKIATSDYAYLLESVEGGEKWGRYSFLGVDPATLIQAKGDRVEVIRDGKATQIAADGNPLFVLEKLLSEYKPVEVEGLPRFFGGAVGYIGYDMVRFFEPVEFKTADRPNPDLFFLLTDTLLIFDNVKHRIKVVSNALIEDGNLKETYQKAVEKIDALIARLRRPLNQDTASPSKGRKATAPKSNFTREEFKKAVLAAKEYIKAGDIFQVQISQRFSTPISSDPFMVYRALRSINPSPYMFFLKFGQLHLVGTSPEVLVRLEGRQAETRPIAGTRPRGRSSQEDQAMEKELLADPKERAEHVMLIDLGRNDLGRVCDHGTVKVDEMMVIERYSHVMHIVSNVVGQLTEGKDAFDLLQASFPAGTVTGAPKIRAMEIIDELEPDGRGLYAGAVGYFSFQGNMDTCITIRTIIINGNQATVQAAAGIVADSDPDREYEETVNKAKAMLTAIQMAEQGLE, encoded by the coding sequence ATGATAACCCCATCGTTTGATCTTTTCTGCCAGAAGTCCAAAGAAGGTAATCTCATCCCGGTTTACCGAGAGATCCTGGCCGACACAGAAACACCCGTTTCCGCCTTCTTAAAGATTGCGACGTCGGATTACGCCTATCTTCTGGAAAGCGTCGAAGGGGGAGAGAAATGGGGGAGATATTCCTTCCTTGGGGTCGATCCCGCCACCCTCATCCAAGCCAAAGGCGATCGGGTCGAAGTGATCCGGGATGGAAAGGCGACGCAGATCGCCGCCGATGGCAATCCGTTGTTTGTATTGGAAAAGCTTCTCTCAGAATATAAGCCGGTGGAGGTGGAGGGGCTCCCCCGCTTTTTCGGCGGGGCGGTCGGCTATATCGGTTACGATATGGTCCGTTTTTTCGAGCCGGTCGAATTTAAAACGGCCGACCGGCCGAATCCGGACCTCTTTTTCCTCCTCACCGACACCCTTCTCATCTTCGACAATGTCAAACATCGAATCAAGGTCGTCTCGAATGCATTGATCGAGGACGGAAATCTGAAAGAAACCTATCAGAAGGCGGTCGAGAAAATTGATGCGCTGATTGCGCGCCTTCGACGCCCGTTGAACCAGGATACGGCGTCCCCATCGAAGGGGAGAAAGGCGACCGCCCCGAAATCGAATTTTACACGGGAGGAGTTCAAGAAAGCGGTCCTCGCCGCCAAGGAGTACATCAAGGCGGGGGATATCTTCCAGGTGCAGATCTCGCAGCGCTTCTCAACGCCGATTTCCAGCGATCCCTTTATGGTTTACCGCGCGCTGCGGAGCATCAACCCTTCGCCCTATATGTTTTTTCTGAAATTCGGTCAGCTTCACCTGGTCGGGACTTCTCCGGAGGTGCTGGTCCGGTTGGAAGGAAGACAGGCCGAAACCCGCCCCATCGCCGGGACCCGCCCTCGGGGAAGATCTTCCCAGGAAGATCAGGCGATGGAAAAGGAGCTTTTGGCCGATCCGAAAGAGCGGGCGGAGCATGTGATGCTGATCGACCTCGGCCGGAACGATCTCGGCCGGGTCTGCGATCATGGCACCGTCAAGGTTGATGAAATGATGGTGATCGAACGGTATTCCCACGTCATGCATATCGTCTCGAACGTCGTCGGTCAATTGACCGAGGGGAAAGACGCCTTCGATCTTCTGCAAGCATCCTTTCCCGCCGGGACGGTCACCGGGGCGCCGAAGATCCGGGCGATGGAGATTATCGACGAGCTCGAACCGGATGGCCGCGGCCTCTATGCCGGGGCGGTCGGCTACTTCAGCTTTCAGGGAAACATGGATACCTGCATTACGATTCGAACGATTATTATCAACGGCAACCAGGCGACCGTTCAGGCGGCGGCCGGGATCGTCGCCGACTCCGACCCCGACCGGGAGTATGAGGAGACGGTCAACAAAGCCAAAGCGATGCTGACCGCCATTCAGATGGCGGAGCAGGGACTCGAGTGA
- a CDS encoding GAF and HD-GYP domain-containing protein codes for MPATTKKRAKGGGGKKRKKPVVQVHAEIGLKNKIAAQKARLEILETMEEIGRLLNSTLDDREVRRRAMESATRLMRSEVGSLLLIDPETEELFFEVALGEKGEKVREIRLQPGEGIAGWVAQTGEPQIVNDTRANPRFFKSADEKSGFVTRNMICVPVKIREKIVGVLQAINKKRGKFTEIDLEGFKSLADQVAIAIENAGLYKELKETFLSTAAALGDAIEAKDAYTGGHTKRVLEYSMVVGKRLGLSPEELDQLKLAAALHDIGKIGIEDRILGKPSRLEPEEARMMENHTVIGAKIVENIRPLRAIVPGIRHHHEKYDGKGYPDALKGGGIPVMARIISVSDTFDAITSDRPYRKGLHSEIALQELRRHAGTQFDPKVVDTFIAAFENGEIEPILHRNRRTIAGPSTPPSEEKSPR; via the coding sequence ATGCCTGCAACGACGAAAAAGAGAGCGAAGGGGGGCGGAGGAAAAAAGCGCAAAAAGCCCGTGGTTCAGGTGCACGCAGAGATCGGCTTAAAAAATAAGATCGCCGCCCAAAAAGCGCGGCTCGAGATCCTGGAGACAATGGAGGAGATCGGCCGGCTTCTGAACTCCACACTCGACGATCGGGAGGTTCGTAGGCGCGCCATGGAATCGGCGACCCGCTTGATGCGGTCGGAGGTCGGATCTTTATTGTTGATCGACCCCGAAACGGAGGAGCTTTTTTTCGAAGTGGCCCTCGGAGAGAAGGGGGAAAAGGTCCGCGAGATCCGCCTACAGCCGGGGGAGGGGATCGCCGGCTGGGTCGCGCAAACGGGGGAGCCGCAAATTGTGAACGATACCCGGGCGAACCCCCGTTTCTTCAAGAGCGCGGATGAGAAGAGCGGTTTCGTGACCCGCAATATGATCTGCGTTCCGGTGAAGATTCGCGAGAAGATTGTCGGCGTCCTCCAAGCGATCAACAAAAAGCGGGGAAAATTTACCGAGATCGATCTGGAGGGATTCAAATCGTTGGCCGACCAGGTCGCCATCGCCATTGAAAATGCCGGTTTGTACAAAGAGTTGAAAGAGACCTTTTTGAGCACGGCCGCGGCGCTCGGGGACGCCATCGAGGCGAAAGATGCCTACACCGGCGGCCACACGAAGCGGGTATTGGAATACAGCATGGTCGTCGGAAAACGGCTGGGACTTTCCCCGGAAGAGTTGGATCAGTTGAAACTCGCGGCGGCGCTTCATGACATCGGGAAGATCGGGATTGAAGATCGGATTCTAGGAAAACCGAGCCGTCTCGAGCCGGAGGAGGCCCGGATGATGGAGAATCACACCGTGATCGGGGCGAAGATCGTCGAAAATATCCGGCCGCTCCGCGCGATTGTCCCCGGCATCCGCCACCATCATGAGAAGTATGATGGAAAGGGGTATCCCGATGCGTTGAAGGGAGGGGGGATTCCGGTCATGGCCCGGATTATCTCGGTCAGCGATACGTTCGATGCGATCACCTCCGACCGTCCCTACCGAAAAGGGCTTCATTCGGAGATTGCCCTCCAAGAGCTGCGGCGACATGCCGGAACGCAATTCGATCCGAAGGTCGTTGATACCTTTATCGCGGCCTTCGAGAACGGAGAGATCGAGCCGATCCTCCATCGAAATCGGCGGACGATCGCCGGTCCTTCCACCCCTCCTTCAGAAGAAAAGAGCCCCCGATGA
- the trpB gene encoding tryptophan synthase subunit beta: MLLPNKKGRFGPYGGRYVPETLMPALEELEAAYQAVRRDPTFKKALADALKNYVGRPTPLYFARRLSERLGGAKVYLKREDLCHTGAHKINNTMGQILLTQKMGKKRVIAETGAGQHGVAVATVAARAGLACEVYMGTEDMERQALNVIRMRLLGAKVTGVDAGSRTLKDAINEALRDWTTHIRTTHYILGSVLGPHPFPMMIRDFQSVIGQEARQQILRAEGRLPDALIACVGGGSNAIGLFYPFLSDKSVRMVGVEAGGRGIAPGQHAARFASGSVGVLHGTMTYLLQDPSGQIQTTHSVSAGLDYAAVGPEHSYYRDMKRIDYTYVTDDEALAAFKLLAETEGILPALESAHAIAHLVKLAPTLGKDQLIIVNLSGRGDKDVNQLSQMEAFASMIGERK; encoded by the coding sequence ATGCTGTTACCGAATAAAAAAGGGCGGTTCGGTCCCTACGGCGGGAGGTATGTTCCCGAAACGTTGATGCCGGCGCTCGAGGAGTTGGAAGCCGCGTATCAGGCCGTCCGCCGCGACCCGACGTTTAAGAAAGCGCTGGCCGATGCGCTGAAGAATTACGTCGGCCGGCCGACCCCGCTCTATTTTGCGCGGCGTCTCTCGGAGCGGCTCGGCGGCGCCAAAGTCTATCTGAAACGGGAAGACCTCTGCCATACCGGGGCTCATAAGATCAACAATACGATGGGCCAGATCCTCCTGACACAGAAAATGGGGAAGAAGCGGGTCATCGCCGAGACCGGCGCCGGGCAGCATGGGGTGGCGGTGGCGACGGTGGCGGCGCGCGCGGGACTGGCCTGCGAGGTCTATATGGGGACCGAGGATATGGAGCGGCAGGCGCTGAACGTCATCCGGATGCGTCTCCTGGGGGCGAAGGTGACCGGCGTCGACGCCGGAAGCCGGACCCTGAAGGATGCAATCAACGAAGCGCTACGCGATTGGACCACGCATATCCGAACGACCCACTACATCCTCGGCTCGGTCCTGGGGCCGCATCCCTTCCCGATGATGATCCGCGACTTCCAGTCGGTCATCGGGCAGGAGGCGCGCCAGCAGATCTTGCGGGCGGAGGGACGGCTTCCCGACGCCCTGATCGCCTGCGTCGGCGGGGGGAGCAATGCCATCGGTCTTTTTTACCCGTTTCTCTCGGATAAATCGGTTCGAATGGTCGGCGTCGAGGCGGGAGGACGCGGCATCGCCCCCGGGCAGCACGCGGCGAGGTTTGCGTCCGGCTCGGTCGGCGTTCTCCATGGGACGATGACCTACCTGCTCCAAGATCCGAGCGGACAGATCCAGACGACCCATTCGGTTTCGGCCGGTTTGGACTACGCGGCGGTCGGCCCGGAGCATAGCTACTACCGGGATATGAAGCGGATCGATTATACTTATGTGACCGATGACGAGGCGCTGGCGGCCTTTAAGCTCCTTGCGGAGACCGAGGGGATTTTGCCGGCGCTCGAGTCGGCCCACGCGATCGCCCACCTGGTGAAGCTTGCGCCGACATTGGGCAAAGATCAGTTGATCATCGTCAACCTCTCCGGACGGGGTGATAAAGATGTGAATCAACTCTCCCAAATGGAAGCATTCGCGTCCATGATCGGGGAGAGGAAGTAA
- the trpD gene encoding anthranilate phosphoribosyltransferase encodes MIKEAIAKVVERIDLKEEEAEQVMREIMEGKATPAQIASYITALRMKGESVAEITGSAKVMREKAVRVRVSDPMVVDTCGTGGDRLHTFNISTTVAFVVAGCGVTVAKHGNRSVSSSCGSADVLKTLGIQIDLPPERVEACINDIGIGFLFAPLFHGAMKHAVAPRQETGIRTIFNILGPLTNPAGATVQVLGVFSSIYTELMAQVLLNLGSRHCFVVHGSDGLDEITITSKSRISEGKGGRVLTYPLEPKDFQLPAGTLKDLAGGNAEVNAAILLDILKGEKGPKRDVVLMNAAPALVAVGKAKTLQEGVHLAEESIDSGRAMGKLEALKEMTNK; translated from the coding sequence ATGATTAAAGAAGCGATTGCCAAAGTGGTCGAAAGGATTGACCTGAAAGAGGAAGAAGCGGAGCAGGTCATGCGGGAGATCATGGAAGGAAAGGCGACGCCGGCACAGATCGCCTCCTACATCACCGCCCTCCGAATGAAAGGGGAATCGGTCGCCGAGATCACCGGATCGGCCAAGGTGATGCGGGAGAAAGCGGTTCGCGTCCGGGTCAGCGATCCGATGGTGGTCGATACCTGCGGAACCGGCGGAGATCGGCTTCACACGTTCAACATCTCGACGACCGTCGCCTTCGTCGTGGCCGGCTGCGGGGTCACCGTCGCCAAACATGGCAATCGATCGGTCTCCAGCTCCTGCGGAAGCGCCGACGTCTTAAAGACGCTGGGAATTCAAATCGATCTTCCCCCCGAGCGGGTCGAGGCATGCATCAACGATATCGGCATCGGCTTTCTCTTTGCCCCGCTCTTTCACGGCGCCATGAAACATGCCGTCGCCCCCCGGCAGGAGACCGGCATCCGGACCATCTTTAACATCTTGGGACCGCTGACTAATCCGGCCGGGGCGACCGTCCAGGTCCTTGGGGTCTTCTCCTCCATCTACACCGAGCTGATGGCGCAGGTGCTCCTCAATCTCGGATCGCGCCACTGCTTCGTTGTCCACGGCTCCGACGGTCTGGATGAGATTACCATCACCAGTAAGAGCCGTATCTCCGAGGGAAAGGGGGGCCGTGTTCTGACCTATCCGCTGGAGCCGAAAGACTTTCAGCTTCCGGCTGGGACGCTGAAGGATCTCGCCGGAGGCAACGCCGAGGTCAATGCAGCCATCCTCCTCGATATCCTCAAAGGGGAGAAGGGGCCGAAGCGGGATGTGGTTTTGATGAATGCCGCCCCGGCGCTCGTCGCCGTCGGAAAGGCAAAGACACTCCAGGAGGGGGTCCATCTGGCGGAGGAATCGATCGACTCCGGAAGGGCGATGGGCAAGCTGGAAGCCTTGAAGGAGATGACCAATAAGTAA
- the traF gene encoding conjugal transfer protein TraF yields the protein MVNKGIILGILVGGFLGIGVAAAEEFPSLYRGIRPLGMGGAFITLSDDENAMFYNPAGLNDVSGFGGVDLLNPVVEFSENSNSLYQDLSDLDTDSEAAVAEFLSGMVGEHQHVRLAVLPNFYMHNFAIGALGQATVDMEIRNRANPEVPTRVLLDAGVLASGALGFFDGMLQIGVTGKYVQREGVDTVYDAADIAGTDFDPLDESVKKSDFALDIGTKINFKNSLKPSVALVVQNITDLDFEELGIIPQQVNIGASINPDFWILKTTFAIELDDLTKQVEADDDLYKRLHLGAEFRFPMILAVRAGVNGGYLTAGASVDFWILSISAATYAEELGAISGQRSDRRYVAQLSLGF from the coding sequence ATGGTTAATAAAGGAATCATACTGGGGATCTTGGTCGGAGGGTTCTTGGGAATAGGGGTAGCGGCCGCCGAAGAGTTTCCAAGTCTCTATCGAGGAATTCGGCCGCTTGGGATGGGGGGAGCCTTCATTACCCTTTCCGATGATGAAAACGCGATGTTCTACAACCCGGCTGGTTTAAATGATGTGAGCGGATTCGGGGGGGTCGATCTTCTCAATCCGGTTGTGGAGTTCTCTGAGAACAGCAACTCGCTTTATCAGGACTTAAGCGATCTGGACACCGACAGCGAGGCGGCGGTAGCGGAGTTCCTCAGCGGGATGGTCGGAGAGCATCAACATGTACGCTTGGCGGTTCTGCCCAATTTTTACATGCATAATTTTGCCATTGGAGCGCTTGGCCAGGCCACAGTCGATATGGAAATCCGTAATCGGGCCAATCCTGAGGTGCCTACGAGGGTCCTGCTCGACGCCGGGGTTCTTGCGTCCGGGGCGCTCGGGTTTTTTGATGGGATGCTCCAGATCGGCGTCACAGGGAAGTATGTTCAACGGGAAGGGGTGGACACGGTCTATGACGCTGCAGACATTGCCGGCACCGACTTCGATCCACTCGATGAGTCTGTGAAGAAATCCGACTTCGCCCTTGATATCGGGACGAAGATCAATTTCAAGAATTCCCTCAAGCCGAGCGTTGCTCTCGTCGTTCAGAACATTACCGATCTCGACTTTGAAGAGCTCGGAATCATCCCTCAGCAGGTGAACATCGGCGCGTCGATCAATCCTGATTTCTGGATTCTGAAGACGACCTTCGCCATCGAACTCGACGATTTGACCAAGCAGGTCGAAGCAGACGACGACCTCTACAAACGGCTTCATCTCGGCGCCGAGTTCCGCTTCCCGATGATCTTGGCCGTCCGGGCCGGGGTCAACGGCGGTTACCTGACGGCCGGCGCCAGTGTCGACTTCTGGATTCTCTCCATTTCGGCCGCCACCTATGCGGAAGAGCTCGGGGCCATCTCCGGGCAGCGCTCCGATCGACGTTATGTTGCTCAACTGAGTCTTGGGTTCTAA
- a CDS encoding anthranilate synthase component II produces MLLILDNYDSFTYNLVQYLGELGAEMAVHRNDRITLQEIEKMQPSKIVISPGPCTPKEAGISVDLIRKFGSQIPILGVCLGHQAIGEAFGGEIIRAPRLMHGKTSMIEHDGRGVYRGLPNPFEATRYHSLIIRRESMPEVLEITAWTKEGEIMGVRHKTFPIEGVQFHPESILTKVGKDLLKNFLESAAAPVRG; encoded by the coding sequence ATGCTTTTGATTCTAGACAATTACGATTCATTCACCTACAACCTGGTCCAGTACCTGGGGGAACTGGGGGCGGAGATGGCGGTCCATCGAAACGACCGGATCACGCTCCAAGAGATTGAAAAAATGCAGCCGTCGAAGATCGTCATCTCTCCCGGGCCTTGCACGCCGAAAGAGGCGGGGATCTCGGTCGATCTGATCCGGAAGTTCGGCTCGCAGATTCCGATCCTCGGCGTCTGCCTCGGCCATCAGGCGATCGGCGAGGCGTTCGGGGGTGAGATCATCCGCGCCCCGCGGTTGATGCATGGAAAGACCTCCATGATCGAGCATGACGGCCGGGGCGTTTACCGCGGCCTTCCGAATCCGTTCGAGGCGACACGTTATCACTCCCTCATCATCCGCCGGGAGAGCATGCCGGAGGTCCTGGAGATCACCGCCTGGACCAAAGAAGGAGAGATCATGGGGGTTCGGCATAAAACGTTTCCGATTGAAGGGGTCCAATTCCACCCGGAATCGATTCTCACCAAGGTTGGGAAGGATCTATTGAAAAATTTTTTGGAGAGCGCCGCGGCTCCGGTAAGAGGATAA
- the trpA gene encoding tryptophan synthase subunit alpha, translating into MSRIESTIKNITARGEKALIAYVMAGDPTLSETAQIVLEMEKAGADLIELGVPFSDPVADGPTIQKASERALRQGVTLRGVLDLVTLLRRQTKIPLILMTYSNPIYAFGLAAFFKEAKGAGVDGLIVPDLPREEAKEFLSLAKRHLIDLIFLVAPTTPAERAERIVKDSGGFVYYVSLTGITGAALTEKESIRARILKLKSMTDRPVAVGFGISTPEEAKEMGQAADGIIVGSALVKIIETAQNDPAYLSRLSGLVSSLKAAIRS; encoded by the coding sequence ATGAGCCGGATCGAGTCTACGATTAAAAATATAACGGCCCGAGGCGAAAAGGCGCTGATCGCCTACGTGATGGCCGGCGATCCGACCCTTTCCGAAACGGCGCAAATCGTTTTGGAGATGGAAAAAGCGGGAGCCGACCTGATTGAACTAGGGGTCCCCTTTTCCGACCCGGTTGCCGACGGTCCCACCATCCAGAAAGCATCGGAGCGGGCGCTGCGGCAGGGGGTGACGCTGCGTGGCGTTTTGGATCTGGTCACCCTGCTTCGCCGGCAGACGAAAATCCCGCTGATTTTGATGACCTATTCCAATCCGATCTATGCCTTCGGCCTTGCCGCTTTCTTCAAAGAGGCGAAAGGAGCCGGCGTCGACGGTTTGATCGTTCCCGACCTTCCTCGTGAAGAGGCGAAGGAATTCTTGTCTCTCGCGAAGCGCCACCTGATCGATTTGATTTTCCTGGTGGCGCCGACCACGCCGGCCGAGCGGGCGGAGCGGATCGTCAAAGACAGCGGCGGGTTTGTTTATTACGTCTCCCTCACCGGTATCACCGGCGCCGCTCTCACTGAGAAGGAGTCGATCCGCGCTCGGATACTGAAGTTGAAGTCGATGACCGACCGCCCGGTCGCCGTCGGCTTCGGCATCTCGACCCCGGAAGAGGCGAAAGAAATGGGACAAGCGGCCGATGGGATCATCGTCGGCAGCGCCTTGGTCAAGATCATCGAAACCGCCCAGAACGACCCCGCGTATCTCTCCCGGCTCTCGGGACTCGTCTCCTCATTGAAAGCCGCGATCCGCTCCTGA